Proteins found in one Clostridium kluyveri DSM 555 genomic segment:
- a CDS encoding Stp1/IreP family PP2C-type Ser/Thr phosphatase — MVGLLSDVGRVRKLNEDFADFYKNKDLGVYVIADGMGGHNAGEVASKIAVETIISYIKSKEEIHKEDDLLRAINLANDKIYKLSRTNKKFGGMGTTITACLAKNGEMVVANVGDSGCYTIGYSGITKITKDHSLVQQLVDEGSITEEEAAIHPNKNIITRAIGTNISVEVDTFKVNLREVRKVMLCTDGLSNGVSMNEMYDIIVKNDNKNSCRQLIELSNLRGGRDNISVIVFEGECKDDRDCAGK; from the coding sequence ATGGTGGGGCTCTTGTCAGACGTGGGTAGAGTAAGAAAATTAAATGAAGATTTTGCAGATTTCTATAAGAATAAAGATTTAGGAGTATATGTAATAGCAGATGGAATGGGAGGTCATAATGCAGGAGAAGTGGCAAGTAAAATTGCGGTAGAAACAATTATCTCCTATATAAAGTCTAAAGAGGAGATACATAAGGAAGATGATTTGTTAAGAGCTATAAATCTAGCAAATGATAAAATTTATAAATTGTCTAGAACTAACAAAAAATTTGGTGGAATGGGGACAACTATCACAGCTTGCTTGGCTAAAAATGGTGAAATGGTAGTAGCTAATGTAGGTGACAGTGGATGTTATACGATAGGTTATAGTGGAATTACAAAAATAACTAAAGATCATTCCCTTGTACAACAGCTGGTAGATGAAGGTAGTATAACTGAAGAGGAAGCAGCTATACATCCCAATAAGAATATAATAACAAGGGCCATTGGAACTAATATATCTGTGGAAGTAGATACTTTTAAGGTGAATCTTCGTGAAGTAAGAAAAGTAATGCTGTGTACTGATGGGTTATCCAATGGGGTAAGCATGAATGAGATGTATGATATAATAGTAAAAAATGACAATAAAAATAGCTGTAGACAACTAATAGAGTTAAGTAATCTTAGAGGCGGGAGAGATAATATATCAGTTATTGTATTTGAAGGAGAGTGTAAAGATGATAGGGACTGTGCTGGGAAATAG
- the pknB gene encoding Stk1 family PASTA domain-containing Ser/Thr kinase, with the protein MIGTVLGNRYELLKKIGEGGMAVVYKAKDNLLNRNVAVKILKEQFSTDVEFVEKFKREATAAASLSDNNIVNIYDVGSQGDINYIVMECVTGRTLKQIIREEGKIPQDRAVEIAIQITKALKCAHKNNIIHRDIKPHNILVTEDGIVKVTDFGIAKASNSVTITNSNKIMGSAHYFSPEQAKGGFLDFRTDIYSLGIVMYEMVTGRVPYDAESPVSIALKHIQEPVVPPNQLNENIHESLNKLILKAVEKEPIRRYQTMEDMLLDLQKIENNQKLSLLNDDFNKDMTRIMDPVDIDDDYKNEDDYYNDEEGSIDRFKNKIALDPKKKKIILMIALFMLVIVIGGVSGYFYNKISSSSSEVTVPNIVGMKQDEAKKIVQSKKLTFVVSATEKSDKAQGTVISCFPKSGTKVKANSEVRVVISEGPATLVVPSVIGLDIDTAKDLITSSGLSVGSVSSKYSNTVAWNQVISQDPEPDSKVENNTKVNIVISKGPQVKYVTVPSVYGKSIEDAASIMANAGLKVARNPVDTSDKSQDGIVTSQSVGASQQVKEGTTVTLNYYKYTEPKNTEGEGSNDGEGSNNGSGSNNGSGSNNGDGSNDGSGSNNGGGSNNGGGSNNGDGSNNGGGSNNGSGSGTPQKE; encoded by the coding sequence ATGATAGGGACTGTGCTGGGAAATAGATATGAACTATTGAAAAAAATAGGAGAAGGAGGCATGGCTGTTGTATATAAGGCTAAAGATAATCTTCTCAATAGAAATGTAGCAGTAAAAATTCTTAAGGAACAGTTTTCAACTGATGTAGAATTTGTGGAAAAATTTAAAAGAGAAGCTACAGCAGCTGCCAGTCTTTCAGATAATAATATAGTAAATATATACGATGTAGGCTCTCAAGGGGATATAAACTATATTGTTATGGAATGTGTTACGGGAAGAACTTTAAAGCAGATAATAAGAGAAGAAGGAAAAATACCTCAAGATAGGGCGGTGGAAATAGCTATTCAAATAACTAAAGCTTTAAAATGTGCCCATAAAAACAATATTATACATAGAGATATAAAGCCCCATAATATTCTTGTAACAGAAGATGGAATAGTAAAAGTAACTGATTTTGGAATTGCAAAAGCTTCAAATTCTGTTACAATAACTAATTCAAATAAAATAATGGGCTCTGCACATTATTTTTCTCCTGAGCAGGCAAAGGGAGGTTTCTTGGATTTTAGAACAGATATATATTCTCTTGGCATAGTTATGTATGAAATGGTTACAGGCCGAGTACCCTATGATGCAGAGAGTCCAGTATCTATAGCCTTAAAACACATACAGGAGCCTGTAGTTCCTCCTAATCAGTTAAATGAGAATATTCATGAAAGTTTAAATAAATTGATCTTGAAAGCTGTAGAGAAAGAGCCTATAAGAAGATATCAGACTATGGAAGATATGCTTTTGGATCTGCAGAAGATAGAAAATAATCAGAAATTGAGCTTATTAAATGATGATTTTAATAAGGATATGACTCGTATAATGGATCCCGTAGATATAGATGATGATTATAAAAATGAGGATGACTATTATAATGATGAAGAAGGATCAATAGATAGGTTCAAGAATAAAATAGCATTAGATCCCAAGAAAAAGAAAATTATACTTATGATAGCTTTATTTATGCTTGTAATAGTTATAGGTGGAGTTTCAGGATACTTTTATAATAAGATATCCAGCAGTTCAAGTGAAGTTACAGTACCAAATATAGTAGGTATGAAGCAGGATGAGGCTAAGAAAATTGTACAGAGTAAAAAGTTAACCTTTGTGGTAAGCGCAACTGAAAAAAGTGATAAAGCCCAAGGTACAGTAATTAGCTGTTTTCCTAAATCAGGAACAAAAGTAAAGGCAAATTCGGAGGTAAGGGTTGTTATAAGTGAAGGGCCTGCTACTTTAGTGGTTCCAAGTGTAATTGGATTAGATATTGATACAGCAAAGGATCTTATAACAAGCAGTGGACTTAGTGTGGGAAGTGTATCTTCTAAATATAGTAATACAGTAGCATGGAATCAAGTTATAAGTCAGGATCCTGAACCGGATTCCAAGGTGGAAAATAATACAAAGGTGAATATTGTAATAAGCAAAGGACCACAAGTTAAGTATGTAACAGTTCCAAGTGTTTATGGTAAAAGCATAGAAGATGCAGCATCTATAATGGCAAATGCAGGACTTAAAGTTGCAAGAAATCCTGTAGATACTTCAGATAAATCTCAAGATGGGATTGTAACTAGTCAAAGTGTAGGAGCATCGCAGCAAGTTAAAGAGGGTACTACGGTAACTTTAAATTATTATAAATATACTGAACCAAAAAATACTGAAGGCGAAGGTTCCAATGATGGTGAAGGCTCCAATAATGGCAGTGGCTCTAATAATGGCAGTGGTTCAAATAACGGAGATGGTTCAAATGATGGCAGTGGCTCAAATAATGGTGGAGGCTCAAATAACGGTGGAGGCTCAAATAACGGAGATGGTTCCAATAACGGTGGAGGTTCCAATAATGGCAGTGGCTCTGGCACACCACAAAAGGAATAG
- the rsgA gene encoding ribosome small subunit-dependent GTPase A has protein sequence MRGTIMKGIGGFYYVNTDRGIIECRARGKFRYNGLFPMVGDKVEIKLERDQGIIDEICPRISQLKRPAVANVTQALVVFAFNHPEINEDLLNKFLISCEFNNLKPIVCFNKLDLADKEKKLDVIDMIRNTGYEVIFLKAKEGYGIDKVREKLKDNITVLCGPSGVGKSTILNAIYGKELMETGQISHKLNRGKHTTRHSEIIELEDGFMVDTPGFSSLDIGHITKDKLQYCFPEFIEFIGICKFTGCVHHKEPDCAVKSALYDDKINKRRYDFYVKTLNEISSKKKY, from the coding sequence ATGCGGGGAACTATAATGAAAGGAATAGGAGGATTCTATTATGTAAACACTGATAGGGGCATAATTGAATGTAGGGCAAGGGGAAAATTCAGATATAATGGATTATTCCCTATGGTAGGAGATAAAGTAGAAATTAAACTGGAAAGGGATCAAGGAATTATTGATGAAATTTGTCCTAGAATAAGTCAGTTGAAAAGACCTGCTGTAGCCAATGTAACCCAGGCGCTGGTAGTATTTGCATTTAATCATCCAGAGATAAATGAGGATCTATTGAATAAATTTCTTATAAGCTGTGAATTCAATAATTTAAAACCTATAGTATGTTTTAATAAGTTGGATTTAGCTGATAAGGAAAAGAAATTGGACGTTATAGACATGATTAGAAACACAGGATATGAAGTAATATTTTTAAAGGCAAAAGAGGGATATGGAATTGATAAGGTAAGAGAAAAGTTAAAAGATAATATTACTGTTTTATGTGGACCCTCAGGAGTTGGAAAATCTACTATTTTAAATGCTATTTATGGAAAGGAACTTATGGAGACGGGGCAAATAAGTCATAAGCTAAATAGAGGAAAGCACACCACAAGGCATAGTGAGATAATAGAATTAGAAGATGGATTCATGGTGGATACACCAGGTTTTTCTTCACTAGATATAGGACATATAACTAAAGATAAACTTCAATATTGTTTCCCAGAATTTATAGAGTTTATAGGGATATGTAAATTTACAGGGTGCGTTCATCACAAAGAACCTGACTGTGCTGTTAAATCAGCTCTTTATGATGACAAAATAAATAAGAGAAGATATGATTTTTATGTTAAAACTTTGAATGAGATAAGTAGTAAAAAGAAATACTAG
- the rpe gene encoding ribulose-phosphate 3-epimerase — MIKIAPSILSADFSKLGEEIKSLDKCKVDLVHIDVMDGSFVPNISFGIPIIKSIRHLTKIPFDVHLMIEEPARYVKDFVDAGADIITVHFEADRHLDRTVDYIKSLGVKASVALNPATLVDNVKYLIPKLDMILIMSVNPGFGGQKYIEYCDSKIKYVKELADKYNKDLMIEVDGGITKDNIARVVRKGANVIVAGSSVFRGETIEDNIRILREEF, encoded by the coding sequence ATGATAAAAATAGCACCTTCAATATTATCTGCAGATTTTTCAAAATTAGGAGAAGAAATAAAATCCCTAGATAAATGTAAGGTGGATTTGGTACATATAGATGTAATGGATGGAAGTTTTGTACCAAATATAAGTTTTGGAATACCTATTATTAAGAGTATAAGACATCTTACCAAAATACCTTTTGATGTACATTTAATGATAGAAGAACCTGCAAGGTATGTAAAGGATTTTGTGGATGCAGGAGCAGATATTATAACGGTACATTTTGAAGCGGATAGACATTTAGACAGAACCGTAGATTATATAAAAAGCTTGGGAGTCAAAGCTTCCGTGGCATTGAATCCTGCTACTTTAGTGGACAATGTTAAGTATTTAATACCTAAATTGGATATGATACTTATTATGTCTGTAAATCCCGGTTTTGGGGGGCAAAAATATATAGAGTATTGTGACAGTAAAATTAAGTATGTTAAAGAACTGGCAGATAAGTATAATAAAGATTTAATGATAGAAGTAGATGGAGGCATTACCAAAGATAATATAGCTAGAGTGGTACGTAAGGGGGCCAATGTAATAGTTGCAGGTTCATCTGTATTTAGGGGAGAAACTATAGAAGATAATATAAGGATATTAAGAGAGGAATTTTAA
- a CDS encoding thiamine diphosphokinase codes for MKVLIVSGGTAPSRELIQEQIKDNPLIICADGGGNCLYNYKVIPEYLVGDFDSIKGEALMFFKSNNCKIEKYPRDKNFTDTEIALNKAVDLRADEIIFTGCTGNRLDHVFANLGLLLKCNYLNIKGYIKDENNIIELLQGSKIIKGQEGQIFSLHAYCDCVKNLSIIGARYKLDNYDLYMGDGRTVSNEFLDKDVNIVFDNGKLLLIKSRD; via the coding sequence ATGAAAGTGCTTATAGTATCTGGAGGGACTGCACCCTCCAGAGAACTTATTCAGGAGCAAATTAAGGATAATCCACTGATAATTTGTGCAGATGGAGGAGGAAATTGTCTTTATAATTATAAAGTTATACCGGAATATCTTGTAGGAGATTTTGATTCTATAAAGGGAGAAGCATTGATGTTTTTTAAAAGCAATAATTGCAAAATAGAAAAATATCCTAGGGACAAAAATTTTACAGATACTGAAATTGCCTTAAATAAGGCCGTAGATTTAAGAGCAGATGAAATAATATTTACTGGGTGTACGGGAAATAGATTAGATCATGTTTTTGCTAATTTAGGACTTCTCTTAAAGTGTAATTATTTAAATATTAAAGGATACATAAAGGATGAAAATAACATCATTGAATTATTACAGGGTTCCAAGATAATAAAAGGACAAGAGGGGCAAATTTTTTCCCTTCATGCATATTGTGACTGTGTTAAAAATTTAAGCATAATAGGAGCAAGATATAAGCTGGATAATTATGATTTGTATATGGGAGATGGAAGGACAGTATCTAATGAATTTTTAGATAAGGATGTAAATATAGTATTTGATAATGGAAAATTACTTCTAATAAAGTCTAGAGATTAG
- the rpmB gene encoding 50S ribosomal protein L28, whose translation MSKKCEICGKGVVFGVQYSHSHRQSKRTWSPNIRKIKAIVKGTPRTIHVCARCLRSGKVQRAI comes from the coding sequence ATGTCCAAGAAATGCGAGATATGCGGAAAAGGCGTTGTATTTGGTGTACAGTACAGCCATTCACATCGTCAATCTAAAAGAACCTGGTCTCCAAATATAAGAAAGATTAAAGCTATAGTTAAGGGAACACCAAGAACTATACATGTTTGTGCAAGATGCCTTCGTTCTGGAAAGGTTCAGCGTGCTATATAA
- a CDS encoding L-lactate dehydrogenase, with protein sequence MRIGSNKISIVGAGFVGSSTAFAIMMSGLASEIVIVDINKAKAEGEVMDLVQGESFVEPLSIKAGDYKDTKDSNIVIITAGAAQNHGQTRLELIDKNYIIFKSIIPEIVKYSPNSILLIVSNPVDVLAYMTYKLSGFPSDRVIGSGTVLDTSRLKYIISNELHVDIRDVHGYVMGEHGDSEIAAWSLASINGIPLKEYYKLSHKDFSKEHEEKILNCVRNAAYEVINRKGSTYYAIALSIKRIVEALFKNENSILTTSTLLNGEYGIEGVFMGVPCIIGSSGVKSIIQVPLNKNESEALENSARVLKKTTAHLNI encoded by the coding sequence ATGAGAATAGGTAGTAATAAAATATCAATAGTTGGTGCTGGGTTTGTAGGTTCCAGCACAGCCTTTGCTATTATGATGTCTGGATTGGCATCTGAGATTGTAATTGTAGATATAAATAAAGCTAAAGCTGAAGGTGAAGTTATGGATTTAGTACAGGGCGAATCCTTTGTGGAGCCCTTATCTATAAAGGCCGGAGATTATAAAGACACTAAGGATTCTAATATAGTGATAATAACAGCGGGAGCCGCACAAAACCACGGACAAACTAGACTTGAACTAATTGATAAAAACTATATTATATTTAAGTCCATAATACCTGAGATTGTAAAATATAGTCCCAATTCTATACTTTTGATTGTATCGAACCCTGTAGATGTACTCGCCTATATGACGTATAAACTGTCAGGATTTCCTTCAGATAGAGTAATAGGCTCAGGAACGGTTCTGGATACCTCACGGTTAAAATATATAATAAGTAATGAGCTTCATGTGGATATTAGAGATGTCCATGGCTATGTAATGGGTGAACATGGAGATTCAGAAATAGCTGCATGGAGTTTAGCTTCAATTAATGGTATACCTTTAAAAGAGTATTACAAACTTAGCCATAAAGATTTTAGTAAAGAACATGAAGAAAAAATACTAAACTGTGTAAGGAATGCTGCCTATGAGGTAATAAATAGAAAAGGTTCTACTTATTATGCTATTGCACTTTCTATAAAGAGAATTGTAGAAGCTTTGTTTAAAAATGAAAACTCCATATTGACAACATCCACTCTATTAAATGGAGAATATGGAATTGAAGGAGTATTTATGGGAGTTCCATGTATTATTGGTTCTTCAGGAGTAAAGAGCATAATACAAGTTCCTTTAAATAAAAATGAATCTGAAGCTCTTGAAAATTCTGCAAGAGTATTAAAAAAGACCACAGCACATTTAAATATTTAA
- a CDS encoding Asp23/Gls24 family envelope stress response protein, with the protein MIGSIVGENGYIDYSEEVVANIVGLSTMECYGVVGMASKNAKDGLWELIKGENLSRGVKIRSKNNELMIELYIILEYGTKISVIANNIIQRIKYNVENYTGLKVSTITVNVQGVRV; encoded by the coding sequence ATGATAGGTAGTATTGTTGGAGAAAATGGCTATATAGATTATTCTGAGGAAGTAGTTGCTAATATAGTTGGATTATCAACTATGGAATGCTATGGAGTAGTGGGTATGGCTTCCAAGAATGCAAAGGATGGTCTTTGGGAATTAATAAAGGGCGAAAATTTAAGCAGAGGAGTAAAAATTCGTTCTAAAAATAATGAATTAATGATAGAACTTTATATAATATTAGAATATGGAACAAAAATATCTGTAATTGCAAATAATATAATACAGAGGATAAAATATAATGTGGAAAACTACACAGGACTGAAGGTTTCAACCATTACTGTAAATGTTCAGGGTGTTAGAGTCTAG
- a CDS encoding DAK2 domain-containing protein codes for MEYLSIDGQRFYNMIVNASNKLEEQKDFVNSLNVFPVPDGDTGTNMSLTLKSAVVEISNVKGKSIDNVSKDLAKGALMGARGNSGVILSQIFRGISKGLQGKNKVNSSEFTLALEEGAKAAYKAVMRPTEGTILTIIKAAGEGAAKSKKENITELLQEVCDYSKRMLDKTPDMLPVLKKAGVVDAGGMGLLIIFQGMYEALKEGIEEVYLKKAEDIVTKSSAKSVESEEIKYGYCTEFFIHLKSSDISSFKDKLQALGDSIVVVKDEDVLKVHIHSNDPGEILSEAIKLGELSKIKIDNMRQQHRSILNADGGKTPLEDINNDSEGEGYISQESVQDKEYAFITVAAGKGIKRIFQDLGVDYVIEGGQTMNPSTEDILNCINKLNAENIFVLPNNKNIIMAANQAAELSDKVVKVIPTKTIPQGITAITVFNPGEGLEENINTMEKAISTVTTGSVTYAVRDTEIDGKDVKTGDILGIIEGKIEKVGKDIFEVCDKIISYMVKEHSELISIYYGKDCNEDEVNSFLEKLEDKYDDIDIQCYSGEQPLYYFIVSVE; via the coding sequence ATGGAATACTTAAGTATAGATGGACAGCGTTTTTACAATATGATTGTAAATGCTAGTAACAAACTAGAAGAGCAGAAAGATTTTGTGAATTCCCTAAATGTATTTCCTGTACCGGATGGAGATACGGGAACTAATATGTCTTTGACCCTTAAAAGTGCGGTAGTAGAAATATCCAATGTAAAAGGTAAATCTATAGATAATGTATCTAAAGATTTAGCTAAAGGAGCCCTTATGGGTGCAAGAGGAAACTCAGGGGTAATACTTTCACAGATATTTAGAGGTATATCTAAGGGACTCCAGGGAAAAAACAAGGTGAATTCATCGGAATTTACACTAGCTTTAGAAGAAGGTGCAAAGGCTGCCTATAAGGCTGTTATGCGTCCAACAGAAGGTACCATACTGACTATTATAAAAGCTGCAGGAGAAGGTGCCGCAAAGTCTAAAAAGGAAAATATTACTGAACTTCTGCAGGAAGTATGTGATTATAGTAAAAGGATGTTGGATAAAACTCCTGACATGCTTCCTGTACTTAAAAAAGCAGGAGTAGTAGATGCAGGCGGCATGGGACTTTTAATTATATTTCAGGGAATGTATGAGGCATTAAAAGAAGGTATAGAAGAAGTATATTTAAAGAAAGCTGAAGATATAGTAACTAAATCTTCAGCTAAAAGTGTGGAATCAGAAGAAATAAAATATGGATATTGTACAGAATTTTTCATTCATCTTAAAAGCTCAGATATAAGTAGTTTTAAAGATAAGCTACAAGCTCTAGGAGATTCCATAGTAGTGGTAAAGGATGAAGACGTTCTAAAAGTTCATATTCATAGTAATGACCCAGGTGAAATATTGTCTGAGGCAATTAAACTTGGAGAGTTGTCAAAGATAAAAATTGATAATATGAGGCAGCAGCATAGAAGTATTTTAAATGCAGATGGTGGAAAAACTCCACTTGAGGATATAAATAATGATAGTGAAGGGGAAGGATATATTTCTCAAGAAAGTGTTCAGGATAAAGAATATGCTTTTATTACAGTAGCTGCAGGGAAAGGCATTAAAAGAATATTTCAGGATTTAGGGGTGGATTATGTAATAGAAGGCGGTCAGACTATGAATCCCAGTACAGAGGATATATTAAATTGTATAAACAAATTAAATGCAGAGAATATATTTGTACTGCCAAATAATAAGAATATAATTATGGCCGCCAATCAGGCTGCAGAACTTTCAGATAAAGTAGTAAAAGTAATACCTACTAAAACCATACCACAGGGTATAACTGCAATAACAGTTTTTAATCCTGGGGAGGGATTAGAAGAAAATATAAATACTATGGAAAAGGCTATAAGTACTGTAACCACAGGTTCTGTTACCTATGCAGTAAGAGATACTGAAATAGATGGAAAAGACGTAAAAACAGGAGACATACTAGGGATTATAGAAGGTAAAATAGAGAAAGTTGGGAAAGATATATTTGAAGTATGTGATAAAATTATAAGTTACATGGTAAAAGAACACAGTGAACTTATAAGTATATATTATGGTAAGGATTGCAATGAAGATGAAGTGAACTCTTTTTTAGAGAAGCTTGAAGATAAATATGATGATATAGATATACAGTGTTATAGTGGAGAGCAGCCCTTATATTATTTTATAGTTTCTGTTGAATAA
- the recG gene encoding ATP-dependent DNA helicase RecG, with translation MNVYDDIKSIKGVGAVTAGTLNSCCIFNILDLLLYFPRDYEIISNCSDLNKVGTGKVIMDCRVKSIGKDIRTKSKKILSTVVFENESGTFQGKWFNQPYMKNKFKINKVYRIMGKIERFNGSISIMNPTLVSNEVNSKKEDKIIPIYPLKSGITNNILIKLISKVIHEVDIEENLPTWIIKKYKFCSLNKAIKAIHKPGSIEELEEAKRRLKFQELFSYSLKILMLKNYHSRNKKGIAFKIASELKELKKRIPYELTKSQNKVIREILLDEKMESPMNRLLQGDVGSGKTIVAIIAIFNVVKNGYQAVFMAPTEILAKQHYEECKKFLQDTGVNIQLLCGSVTERNKKILKEDLKYGKIDIIIGTHALIEDDVEFKNIGMVVTDEQHRFGVAQRSKLINKGKYVDTLVMTATPIPRTLSLCLHGDLNISIIDELPPGRKKIHTYYTDKKSKDRVYKFAVEEIKKGRQVYVVCPLVEQNDNLHLSSVKEIYDKLKEKYFKDLEIGVLYGKMSSSSKEETMNKFKNGEIKAIISTTVIEVGVNVPNAAVMIIENAERFGLAQLHQLRGRVGRGEYKSYCILIADIKNDFVRRRMEIMKSSNDGFFIAEEDLKIRGSGEIFGFKQHGENELIFSNLSEDIHIFKLANLEAKRFLESKGSKDEKITKELMDKLQKTFKIISFN, from the coding sequence ATGAATGTATATGATGATATTAAATCTATAAAAGGAGTGGGGGCTGTGACTGCTGGAACCCTAAATAGTTGTTGTATATTCAATATATTGGACCTGCTTTTATATTTTCCCAGGGATTATGAAATTATCTCTAACTGCAGCGATTTAAATAAAGTTGGAACTGGAAAGGTTATAATGGATTGTAGAGTAAAATCTATAGGAAAAGATATAAGAACTAAGAGTAAAAAGATACTTTCTACGGTTGTATTTGAAAATGAGAGTGGAACTTTTCAAGGTAAATGGTTCAATCAGCCTTACATGAAAAACAAATTTAAGATAAATAAGGTTTATAGGATAATGGGGAAGATTGAAAGATTTAATGGAAGTATTTCTATTATGAATCCTACTTTGGTTAGTAATGAGGTAAATAGTAAAAAAGAGGATAAGATAATACCGATTTATCCCTTGAAATCCGGTATTACAAATAATATTCTTATAAAACTTATATCTAAAGTGATTCATGAGGTGGATATAGAAGAAAATTTGCCTACTTGGATAATTAAAAAATATAAATTTTGCAGTTTGAATAAAGCTATAAAGGCAATACATAAACCAGGCAGTATAGAAGAATTGGAGGAAGCAAAGAGAAGACTTAAATTTCAAGAATTGTTTTCCTACTCTTTGAAAATTCTAATGTTAAAAAATTATCATAGTAGAAATAAAAAAGGTATAGCTTTTAAAATAGCCTCAGAATTAAAAGAATTAAAAAAAAGAATACCTTATGAGCTTACTAAATCTCAGAATAAGGTTATAAGAGAAATATTACTAGATGAAAAAATGGAGTCACCTATGAATCGATTGTTACAGGGAGATGTGGGCAGTGGAAAAACCATAGTGGCTATCATAGCTATTTTCAATGTAGTAAAAAATGGGTATCAGGCAGTTTTTATGGCTCCTACAGAAATACTTGCAAAGCAGCATTATGAAGAATGTAAAAAGTTTTTACAAGATACAGGAGTAAATATACAGTTACTTTGCGGCAGTGTTACTGAAAGAAATAAAAAAATATTAAAAGAAGATTTAAAATATGGGAAGATAGATATTATAATAGGAACTCATGCTCTCATAGAAGATGATGTGGAGTTTAAAAATATAGGAATGGTAGTTACAGATGAACAACATAGATTTGGAGTGGCTCAAAGGAGCAAACTCATAAATAAAGGTAAATATGTAGATACTTTAGTTATGACAGCAACACCTATTCCAAGAACTTTAAGTTTATGTCTACATGGAGATCTAAACATATCTATTATAGATGAACTTCCTCCTGGAAGAAAAAAAATACATACTTATTATACAGATAAAAAGTCAAAGGACAGGGTTTATAAATTTGCAGTGGAAGAGATAAAAAAAGGCAGGCAAGTATATGTAGTGTGTCCTTTAGTAGAACAAAATGATAATCTACATTTAAGTTCTGTAAAAGAAATTTATGATAAATTGAAAGAAAAATATTTCAAAGACTTAGAGATAGGTGTATTATATGGCAAGATGTCATCTAGTTCAAAAGAAGAAACTATGAATAAATTTAAAAATGGGGAAATAAAAGCCATTATATCTACAACAGTTATAGAAGTGGGCGTTAATGTACCAAATGCTGCAGTTATGATAATAGAAAATGCAGAGAGGTTTGGACTGGCACAGCTTCATCAGCTGAGGGGAAGAGTTGGGAGAGGAGAATATAAATCCTATTGTATTTTAATTGCAGATATTAAGAATGACTTCGTAAGGAGAAGAATGGAAATAATGAAAAGCAGCAATGATGGATTTTTTATTGCAGAGGAAGATTTAAAAATAAGAGGTTCAGGAGAGATCTTTGGATTCAAACAGCATGGGGAAAATGAATTGATTTTTTCAAATTTATCAGAAGATATACATATATTTAAGTTAGCTAATCTAGAAGCAAAAAGGTTCTTAGAAAGCAAAGGAAGTAAAGATGAAAAGATCACAAAAGAGCTTATGGATAAACTACAAAAGACTTTTAAAATTATAAGTTTTAATTAG
- the rsmD gene encoding 16S rRNA (guanine(966)-N(2))-methyltransferase RsmD: MRVIGGLARGRKLMSPKGYNTTRPTLDRVKEAMFNIIQNRIYGSCVLDIFAGTGSLGLEAASRGAKKCLLVDKDKDTFSFLKQNVENLGFSEICETINRDSYEFLRQIERKTEIFDIIFVDPPYKKNMIPPIIEIVGSKKLLCEDGIIVTKIDTGEEIYEGINNIILTDHRRYGNTTVCFYKYKED, encoded by the coding sequence ATGAGAGTGATTGGAGGTCTTGCAAGAGGAAGAAAATTAATGTCCCCTAAGGGATATAATACTACAAGACCTACTTTAGACAGGGTAAAGGAAGCTATGTTTAACATAATACAAAATAGAATCTATGGTTCTTGTGTGTTAGATATATTTGCAGGTACGGGAAGTCTGGGGCTTGAAGCTGCAAGTAGAGGGGCTAAAAAATGCCTATTGGTTGATAAGGATAAGGATACATTTTCTTTTTTAAAACAGAATGTAGAAAATTTGGGTTTTAGTGAAATCTGTGAAACCATAAATAGGGATTCTTATGAATTTCTTAGACAAATTGAAAGAAAAACAGAAATATTCGATATAATATTTGTTGATCCGCCATATAAAAAAAATATGATTCCACCGATTATAGAGATAGTAGGAAGTAAAAAATTGTTGTGTGAAGATGGGATTATAGTTACCAAGATTGATACTGGTGAGGAGATATATGAAGGGATTAACAATATAATTTTAACAGATCATAGAAGATACGGAAATACTACAGTGTGTTTTTATAAATACAAGGAGGACTAA